The genomic DNA CATGATTACCAGCGACAGCGCATTATGGCATTCGTCGACCCGGCCTATGACCCTGGAGGCAAGGGGTATCATGCGTTGCAATCCAGAATTGCCATCGGCGCAGGCGAGCTGTTGGGAAAAGGTCTCTACGGAGGGACCCAGAGCCAGTTGAAGTTTCTGCCCGAAGGCCACACCGATTTCGTGTTTTCGGTGTTCGCGGAAGAATGGGGTTTTCTCGGGGTGCTAGCCTTGTTGCTTTTATTCGTCGCGCTCATCTGGCTGTCATTGGAGATTGCGGCCAAAGCCAAGGATCAATTGGGGGCCTTGCTCGCGGTCGGCATCATTTGCATGTTGTGTTTCTGCGTGGTGGTGAACATCGGCATGACTGCCGGTATGTTCCCGATCGTCGGAATTCCGCTTCCGCTGATGAGTTACGGCGGCAGTGCGACCATCATGACAATGGCCTCATTGGGGTTATTACTCAACGTCAAGCGGCGACGCTTGAGTTTGTTTTATTGAATGTGGTGTCTGGCGTCCCGTGGAGGAGCCGACACATCGATACATTTTTATTATCGGAAGGACAATTGTCTCGACGCATCATAACAAGACACACTGAACCTCGGGCTCTCCCGCGTTCGGCAGATACGTCGCGTCAATCATCCTTCTGAACGGAAGGAGTAGGGTATGAGTATGGAAATTGCGATTTCGGTCGCACGAGAAGAAACCCGTGTAGCTGTCATAGACGGCGGAGTGGTGACGGACCTCTTCGGGGATCGTGCCAAGCAAAAAGACTTTGTTGGGAATGTGTACAAGGGCAAGGTAGCAAAGGTGTTGCCTGGCATGCAGGCAGCGTTTGTGGATATCGGTCTCGACAAGGCCGCCTTTCTGCATGTCTCCGATTTGTCGTTGGATTCCGAGCCGGGCGATACCTTGGTGGACACAGATGAAGATGACGACAAGGACGCGGATATGCTACGGCCCCGCCGGCAGAGCTCGAAACCCATCGAGCAGTTGGTGAGCGAAGGGCAAGAGCTGATGGTCCAAATCTCAAAAGGCCCAATCGGCACAAAAGGACCCCGGGTCACGACCTATGTCTCGTTCCCGGGACGGTATCTCGTCTTTATGCCCAACGTGGAGCATATCGGAGTGTCACGACGGATTGCGCGAGACGAGGAACGGGGACGGCTCAAAGACATCATGAAACGAGTACGTCATCCGGGGTGTGGCTATATTGTGCGAACGGTGAGTGAAGGGGTCAAGGAAGATGAGCTGCGATCCGACGTGGAATTCTTACACGTGCTGTGGCAGGACATTCTGGCCAAGCGGGCTCAGTTAGCTGCGCCGGCATTGCTCCATGCCGATTTAAGTCTTAGTTTTCGCGTCGTGCGCGATCTGTTTGGAAAGAAGGTCGACCGCTTGTGGATCGATTCCAGACAGGAGTATGAAGCGGTGCGTGATTTCGTTCAGCGATTCTCACCGGAACAGACCTCCCGCATCCATTACTATGATAAGGAGGAGAGTCTGTTCGATCATCTCGGTGTCGAACAAGAGCTCACGCGCGCCCTCAGCCGGAAAGTGTGGCTGAAATCAGGCGGCTACCTCGTGATCGATCATACCGAAGCTATGACGGTGATCGACGTCAATACCGGCCGGTTTGTTGGAAAGCGAGACCAAGAAGAAACCATCCTTCGAAACAATCTGGAGGCGGCCAAGGAGGTAGCCTATCAGATCAGGTTGCGGGGGATCGGTGGCATTATCATCGTCGACTTCATCGACATGGAACGAGAAAAAAACCGCGACAAAGTCTATCACGCGTTGGTCGACGCCATGGCGGCGGACAAGGCGAGGACGAGGATTTCGAGAATTTCTGATCTGGGATTGATCGAAATCTCACGGGAACGCGTGCGCGAGGATCTGCTTCGCTCATTGTCGGAGCCTTGTCATTATTGCGAAGGGCGGGGGTATACCAAGTCTCCGACGACCGTGGCGTATGAAATTTTCCGAGAGATTCGCCGAATCGGGAAGGGAGCGGAACAGCAGCGGATCGTGATCGGAGCGCATCCGACCGTTGCAGGATTACTCCAAGATGAAGAACGTCAGGGAATCGAGACTCTCGAACGGGACTGTTCGGCGAAAATGATCGTGATGCCGGATGAACGGCTTCATCTGGAACAGTATGACTTAACGGTGGTCTAAATGGATGCTATTGGAAGTAGACGAAGCGTGGCGAGTCTCTCAGCGGTGTGCCTGCTCAACTCCCGCGAGGATGTGCCCTCCATACGTTGACTCCTCGAATGAACCGAACTTCATTGGAATCCTGGCTCTGGTTGCGAGCCATCGAAGGGGTGGGAGATGCGACAGTGCTCAAACTTGTCCAGCAGTGGAAGACTCCAGAAGCCGTATGTGCAGCGTCAATCGATGAACTGATGGAAGGAGGGTGCAGTCTCCAACTGGCCGCGGCCATTCACAAGGGACCTGATACGCACAGTCGACGGAGGATCGATCGCGAGTGGACGGCTATCGAACGGCATCGTACACGGATGCTTAGCGTCTTGGATCGAGACTATCCTGTTCGACTGAAGATGATCCCGGACCCGCCGCCCCTCCTGTATGTCGCCGGGACCTTGACTGACGAAGATAGACTGGCCGTGGCGATCGTCGGTGCGCGCAGAGCTTCGCCTTCTGGTCGGCTCGTGACGGAAGAGCTGAGCCGCGATCTTGCTGCGACAGGCGTCACGATCATCAGTGGATTGGCCCGTGGTGTTGATGCAGCGGCGCACCGAGGTGCGTTAAACGCGAATGGGCGCACCATCGCCGTCCTCGGGTGTGGAATTGACCGTACCTATCCGCCGGAGCATGATCGCCTTCGGAAACAAATCGAAGAACACGGTGCCGTCCTGTCTGAACTTCCGATGGGCACGTCGCCCCACAGTCATCATTTTCCGCGCCGTAACCGCATCATCAGCGGATTGTCCTTGGGCGTGATCGTGACCGAGGCCGCGATGAACAGTGGGTCGTTGATCACGGCGAGGTTAGCTGCGGACCAGGGGCGGGAAGTGTTTGCGGTGCCCGGTCACGTGAAGGAAGAGACAAGTCGAGGAACGAATAGCTTGCTGAAAGATGGAGCTGGATTGGTCGAGCAGGCGCAGGATGTGTTACATGTATTGATGCCGCAGTTGGACCCGGAGCTCCGGGTGAAACTGCACGATTCGGTGCCGCTCAAGAAAACCGTTGATCACTTGGGAAAAGAGGAAGCGCTCGTGTATGATGCTCTCTCGTATATCCCAGCCTCAGTGGATATTGTAATTGAACAGACAGGCCTCCACGCGTCAGCAGTGGTCACTGCGCTCTTATCGCTCGAACTACAACAGCGAGTGCGTCAGCTGCCGGGGCAACGCTACCTGAAGACCTAGGAGGCGCCGGAGGAAGTCGCCCAGTTGCATGTGTCTGCTATATTTGATACGGATAATACGCTAGCGACCTTTCAGAGACGGAGTGTTCATGGCCAAATCGCTCATTATTGTTGAGTCTCCCACCAAGGCACGGACGATCACCAAATATCTTGGTCGGGGTTATACGGTGATGGCCTCGGTCGGGCACGTCAAGGATTTACCCACCAGCAAGCTCGGGATCGATTTAGAGCACGATTTCAAGCCGCACTATGTGACGATCAAGGGTAAATCGAAAGTGTTAGCCGAGATCAAGCAGAAAGCGGAAGCGGCGGACAAGGTCTATCTTGCGCCAGACCCTGATCGCGAGGGTGAAGCGATTGCCTGGCACATCGCGCAAGAATTGAAGGGGAAAGCCAAGAAGAAAAAGGACGAAAAAGTCT from Nitrospiraceae bacterium includes the following:
- the dprA gene encoding DNA-processing protein DprA; translation: MNRTSLESWLWLRAIEGVGDATVLKLVQQWKTPEAVCAASIDELMEGGCSLQLAAAIHKGPDTHSRRRIDREWTAIERHRTRMLSVLDRDYPVRLKMIPDPPPLLYVAGTLTDEDRLAVAIVGARRASPSGRLVTEELSRDLAATGVTIISGLARGVDAAAHRGALNANGRTIAVLGCGIDRTYPPEHDRLRKQIEEHGAVLSELPMGTSPHSHHFPRRNRIISGLSLGVIVTEAAMNSGSLITARLAADQGREVFAVPGHVKEETSRGTNSLLKDGAGLVEQAQDVLHVLMPQLDPELRVKLHDSVPLKKTVDHLGKEEALVYDALSYIPASVDIVIEQTGLHASAVVTALLSLELQQRVRQLPGQRYLKT
- a CDS encoding Rne/Rng family ribonuclease gives rise to the protein MSMEIAISVAREETRVAVIDGGVVTDLFGDRAKQKDFVGNVYKGKVAKVLPGMQAAFVDIGLDKAAFLHVSDLSLDSEPGDTLVDTDEDDDKDADMLRPRRQSSKPIEQLVSEGQELMVQISKGPIGTKGPRVTTYVSFPGRYLVFMPNVEHIGVSRRIARDEERGRLKDIMKRVRHPGCGYIVRTVSEGVKEDELRSDVEFLHVLWQDILAKRAQLAAPALLHADLSLSFRVVRDLFGKKVDRLWIDSRQEYEAVRDFVQRFSPEQTSRIHYYDKEESLFDHLGVEQELTRALSRKVWLKSGGYLVIDHTEAMTVIDVNTGRFVGKRDQEETILRNNLEAAKEVAYQIRLRGIGGIIIVDFIDMEREKNRDKVYHALVDAMAADKARTRISRISDLGLIEISRERVREDLLRSLSEPCHYCEGRGYTKSPTTVAYEIFREIRRIGKGAEQQRIVIGAHPTVAGLLQDEERQGIETLERDCSAKMIVMPDERLHLEQYDLTVV